One part of the Schistocerca piceifrons isolate TAMUIC-IGC-003096 chromosome 2, iqSchPice1.1, whole genome shotgun sequence genome encodes these proteins:
- the LOC124775285 gene encoding uncharacterized protein LOC124775285 has translation MDKPDLYNLGCAPLTLLAAKQVDELWPVLTWPRQPLPVLYIGCGPGDVARNILAPRLPPGTKLVACDISTKMLEFCRQHNALPGTITYEQLDVVQPDLENSAVWQYAPFGKVFCLLLLHWVPDNRCVLILSLYPIPYNRWPALFLRL, from the exons ATGGATAAGCCGGACTTGTACAACCTCGGGTGTGCTCCCCTCACGCTGCTGGCCGCCAAACAGGTTGACGAGCTGTGGCCGGTCCTCACGTGGCCGAGGCAGCCGCTGCCGGTGCTCTACATTGGCTGCGGGCCCGGTGACGTCGCCAGGAAC ATTTTAGCTCCGCGGCTGCCACCGGGTACGAAGCTGGTGGCCTGCGACATCAGCACAAAGATGCTGGAGTTCTGCAGGCAGCACAACGCGCTGCCGGGCACCATCACGTACGAGCAGCTGGACGTGGTTCAGCCCGACCTGGAGAACTCCGCCGTGTGGCAGTACGCACCCTTCGGCAAGGTGTTctgtctgctgctgctgcattgGGTGCCCGACAACAGGTGTGTACTCATTTTGTCGCTTTATCCAATACCGTACAACAGATGGCCTGCCTTATTTCTCCGACTGTAA